The stretch of DNA CCGACACGAAAGCAATCAGGACCAATGGCATGCTGTAGCGGCCCTGCCAGAAGAAGCCCACGGTACTGATCAAAGAAGCTTGCAGCAAGGCCGGCACGACAGCCAAAGCAAGAAGCGCCACGAGCATGCCCCAGAACAACCGGCGGGGACGCGCCAGGACCGGCAGAAGGAACGTGGCAACGAACAGCATGCTCCAGAAAGCAACAACACCCTGGGGAACAGGTGTATCAAGCCATCCGGTCACGCCAATGTATTGGGGAATGAAATCAAAGGTCCGGTCCAGCATCGTCACGAATGCCTGGTACGGGGCAACGTTGGGTGCCGGGTTGGCGATACCCTCGGGGGCTGTACCGGTGGACGCCGGTGCATTCATGCTGACCACAATCCAGAGCAGGCCCAAAGCCACCCCAATCGCGGCGAGCCCAACCGTCACCAGCACGTATCGGTTGACGAAGAGCCGCTTGACACTTCCCCAGCGAAAGAACAGGCAGGCTGTGACAACGCCGCACAACAGCCAGACCAGCGACACTGAGCGTGTATTGGCGAGCACAGCCGTGGCAGCGCCGACGGTGGCGATGGCGGGCAGCACCTGCCGGAGCCTTCCTGAATTGTCCAGGACCGCAAGGAGTGCGCAGAACGCAGCCATGGTTGTGGGTATCTCGATGGAGTTCGGATTGATCCCCGATGCCAGGAACAAGGCCATTGGCGTGATCGCGAGGGACGCCGCCACGATCGGCCACTTGGGCCGTCGGAGCCGTGTGAGTGCCATGAAGGCCGCAGCGTAGAAGAGCGCGGACGCCAGCACGCTGACAATGCGCATGGCATAGATAGCGGGCGCGCCCGACATGACGAGGCTGGGAAGACCGACGAACCAGTAGTACATCGGGTTATACGTCCCGGCTGAGGTGACTCCGATGGCATCAAAATTGTCTCCGGCAGGAATCGCCGGTGCGCAATTGGCCGTTCTCTCTCGATAGAAGGCGAAACACTTCTGGGCTTCCAGATTGGCAATGTAGGCGGGAACCTGGACGTGGACGCCGTTTCCGAACGACTGGCCCGGCTCTACCGCAATCTGGCCCCTCACAACGGCCGCAGCCCGGATCGTGTGAGAGGGCTCATCCGGGTACGCCATGAGGGGAGTGGCAACTGCCCACAAGGTGCCCAGGACAGCAAAAAACAGGAATAAGCGAAGATACAGGGCCTTGGGACGGGAAGCGCCGGTTGATGCCCGCTGCCCCTCGGCACCGGACACCGTTCTTGGTGTTGACTGCTCCGACATGCTGCTCCGTCTAATTTTGGGTGTCTGCAGATTAGCCACTCGTCATCGATTCCTGTCCACTAGTGCGGGGAGGCAATGGTGGCGGCCAGCGATTGGGCAGCCTCGAGCGCGGTACCGCTGGGGGGATACGTGCCAGCGTAGATTTTCGCCGTGGTCTGCCCGGGCTCGCTCACAATGAACTCGGCCCAGGACTTCACCATCGTGGCAATGGCGTCAACTTTGTAACTTGAACAGAAAACCTGATAGCTGACGGACGCCAGTTGGTAGCCTGTGCCCCCGTTTGGCGCGATGTCTACGCTCACACCGTGCGACGAGGATGCCACTGCGCTGCCCGCGATGGCCATGTTGATGGGGTCCGTGGTGGGGGTGAAGAACTTGCCGTTGAACTCGAGGGCAACCGTGTTAAAGCGATTGCCGATGTCGCCGACGTTCAGGAAGGCGATGGTGCCGAAGTTGTCATCGACTTCCTTGGCAATGTCGCTGTCTTTGGCAACCTTTGTCCCCGTCACAGTGGCGGGCCAGTTGGCGGAGGGCTTGGACGGCCAGACCGCCGCTGAGTTGTCCGACAGATAGCGGCTGCCCGTCAGGGCCAGTGCGGACGGTGCCTTGGAAGTTACGGGAACTATGGCCTTCGCCGGCAGATTTGCTGTGGGATTCAGTGCAACGATTTGCGGGTCGTTCCAGGACTTGATCGTCCCGGTGAAGATGGCGGACAGCGTCGGCGCATCGAGCTTCAGTCCATGGATGCCGCCCAGGTTGAAGGCTGCGGCCACCGGAGTGATTGAGGTTGGCAGCGTGAAGGCGCCATCCGGTCCACACACCGTTGTTGATGCAGCGGCGTCCGCTGCGCTGAGAGGGGCATCGCTGGTCGCCACGTATGTGTTTCCGGCTAGCAGTGCCTGCAGACCTACGTCCTGTCCGTCCGGGGAGAAGCTCACTGAAACACTCTTGTTGGCGGCAACCCATGCATTGCGCCAGGCATTAATGGCTCCCTCCTGGGTGCCGCTTCCAACAATGATCAGGGCGCCCCGGACCGCGTCCGGGTGCGACGGACCGGCGCATGCGCCCAGCAGCGCAACGGAGCACAGTGCCACCGCAGCCTTGTATCGTCCCGACCACCGACGGTTCACAGAGCATTCCCTTCGAGCAAGTAATGGGATGTGATCGATCCAATCGAACCACTTTGACTAGACTATCGTCGGTACAGGTTGCAGCCGGCATCGAGCATTGAAGAAGATGTCGAAGGGCCGCCCTTCTGTCAGGCTTGGGTGGGGGAACAATCAAGTGGTCCAGGGCCGACGTGGCTTTCAGTAACCGACTGCCTGTG from Arthrobacter sp. PAMC25564 encodes:
- a CDS encoding DUF2142 domain-containing protein; its protein translation is MANLQTPKIRRSSMSEQSTPRTVSGAEGQRASTGASRPKALYLRLFLFFAVLGTLWAVATPLMAYPDEPSHTIRAAAVVRGQIAVEPGQSFGNGVHVQVPAYIANLEAQKCFAFYRERTANCAPAIPAGDNFDAIGVTSAGTYNPMYYWFVGLPSLVMSGAPAIYAMRIVSVLASALFYAAAFMALTRLRRPKWPIVAASLAITPMALFLASGINPNSIEIPTTMAAFCALLAVLDNSGRLRQVLPAIATVGAATAVLANTRSVSLVWLLCGVVTACLFFRWGSVKRLFVNRYVLVTVGLAAIGVALGLLWIVVSMNAPASTGTAPEGIANPAPNVAPYQAFVTMLDRTFDFIPQYIGVTGWLDTPVPQGVVAFWSMLFVATFLLPVLARPRRLFWGMLVALLALAVVPALLQASLISTVGFFWQGRYSMPLVLIAFVSAGMAWRTHHFPSGQRSRAIGRVLMLAVVVAHVSSFLYILRRYVVGIIDISTWQTMISHPSWQPPLGWFVLTALYTVVLLWAAQRLYTYLFPGHSLLRLPAKLARRLPGQPANA
- a CDS encoding substrate-binding domain-containing protein → MALCSVALLGACAGPSHPDAVRGALIIVGSGTQEGAINAWRNAWVAANKSVSVSFSPDGQDVGLQALLAGNTYVATSDAPLSAADAAASTTVCGPDGAFTLPTSITPVAAAFNLGGIHGLKLDAPTLSAIFTGTIKSWNDPQIVALNPTANLPAKAIVPVTSKAPSALALTGSRYLSDNSAAVWPSKPSANWPATVTGTKVAKDSDIAKEVDDNFGTIAFLNVGDIGNRFNTVALEFNGKFFTPTTDPINMAIAGSAVASSSHGVSVDIAPNGGTGYQLASVSYQVFCSSYKVDAIATMVKSWAEFIVSEPGQTTAKIYAGTYPPSGTALEAAQSLAATIASPH